Proteins encoded within one genomic window of Anopheles gambiae chromosome 3, idAnoGambNW_F1_1, whole genome shotgun sequence:
- the LOC1280707 gene encoding T-cell immunomodulatory protein, producing MKFHFLSAAHLLLVYLLPLSIDQRHSAVRAGDIIDITSTVFDKLTDAIPAAYGDFNSDELTDVFVLRDNFHTLQILLGSDDKPLLREGPKCEFRRHKITSVVPGDFDGDAYMDVMFTVQPDGGDDARTYVYINWGAAEVMNCTAEDAKPLIEMVGQPLALDYDNDFIIDLFGMDTERKRTFWIFKKPDDHGQRGQFTVPMDGTHGAELSVPHSHAVLDLNKDFTADLFLTTTAGFEVWLGVNSHEKFRFSHKINFPEGNYNKHVGRAIFLDVELDGSLLPVFPMCFDAKCVNSSIFVHHGNHLHDLQIDFKDDHNDAWHFVVPDRSSWATQSITLRGGDFNLDGYPDLLATLTKSGDQMQTFLLENVPCEKSACNHMTRTFVVRWKALAPFSNGTMMGSFFDFYNDGILDAIFVERHGNGTRPVAFRNSLDYDANFVKVIVLTGLSNSSGPKILTPLGRKKRTFGTNLPGPRIEYNTTTQDGEPQHGASAQLPQSAYLSLHLPFTTFGLGRTPNFVDSLTVGLWNHSRTWTQLIPNSQMIVVPNPIDEPERWKAQLFVTPSKLIVMSVIALGVICLVILLLILILYAKEKREDRIQRSLEAHRFHFDAM from the coding sequence ATGAAATTTCACTTCCTATCGGCGGCGCACCTGCTGCTCGTGTACCTACTCCCGCTATCGATCGACCAGCGGCACAGTGCGGTCCGGGCGGGTGACATCATCGACATCACCAGCACCGTGTTCGACAAGCTGACCGATGCGATTCCGGCCGCGTACGGCGACTTCAACTCGGACGAGCTGACGGACGTGTTCGTGCTGCGGGACAACTTCCACACGCTGCAGATACTGCTCGGCAGCGACGACAAGCCGCTGCTCCGGGAGGGTCCGAAGTGTGAGTTCCGGCGGCACAAGATCACCAGCGTCGTGCCGGGCGACTTTGATGGGGACGCGTACATGGACGTGATGTTTACGGTGCAGCCGGACGGGGGCGACGATGCCCGGACGTACGTGTACATCAACTGGGGCGCGGCGGAAGTGATGAACTGTACGGCGGAGGACGCGAAGCCGCTGATCGAAATGGTCGGCCAGCCGCTGGCACTCGACTACGATAACGACTTTATCATCGATCTGTTCGGCATGGATACGGAGCGGAAGCGAACGTTTTGGATCTTCAAAAAGCCGGACGACCATGGCCAGCGGGGACAGTTTACGGTGCCGATGGATGGTACGCACGGGGCGGAACTGTCCGTCCCGCATTCGCACGCGGTGCTCGACCTGAACAAAGACTTTACCGCGGACCTGTTTCTAACGACGACGGCCGGGTTCGAGGTGTGGCTGGGCGTGAACAGCCACGAAAAGTTCCGCTTCAGCCACAAGATCAACTTCCCCGAGGGCAACTACAACAAGCACGTGGGGCGGGCCATCTTCCTGGACGTGGAGCTGGACGGCAGCCTGCTGCCCGTGTTCCCGATGTGCTTCGACGCGAAGTGCGTCAACTCGAGCATCTTCGTGCACCACGGCAACCATCTGCACGATCTGCAGATCGACTTCAAGGACGACCACAACGACGCGTGGCACTTTGTCGTGCCGGACCGGTCGAGCTGGGCGACGCAGAGCATAACGCTGCGCGGCGGCGACTTCAACCTGGACGGCTATCCGGACCTGCTCGCCACGCTGACGAAATCGGGCGACCAGATGCAAACCTTCCTGCTGGAGAACGTGCCGTGCGAGAAGAGCGCCTGCAACCACATGACGCGCACGTTCGTGGTGcgctggaaggcgctggcccCGTTCTCGAACGGTACGATGATGGGTTCGTTTTTCGACTTCTACAACGACGGCATACTGGACGCGATCTTTGTCGAGCGGCACGGCAACGGGACGCGGCCGGTCGCGTTCCGCAACTCGCTCGACTACGATGCCAACTTCGTGAAGGTGATCGTGCTGACCGGGCTGAGCAATAGCAGTGGACCGAAGATTTTAACGCCTCTCGGGAGGAAGAAGCGCACGTTCGGGACGAACCTGCCCGGGCCACGGATCGAGTACAACACGACGACGCAGGACGGGGAACCGCAGCACGGTGCGTCGGCCCAGCTGCCCCAGTCCGCCTACCTGTCGCTCCATCTGCCGTTCACGACGTTCGGGCTGGGCCGGACGCCCAACTTTGTCGACTCGCTGACGGTGGGGCTGTGGAACCATTCGCGCACCTGGACGCAGCTCATACCGAACTCGCAGATGATCGTGGTGCCGAACCCGATCGACGAGCCGGAGCGCTGGAAGGCGCAGCTGTTCGTGACGCCGAGCAAGCTGATCGTGATGAGCGTGATCGCGCTCGGCGTGATCTGTCTCGTGATACTGCTGCTGATACTCATCCTGTACGCGAAGGAAAAGCGCGAAGATCGGATACAGCGCTCGCTCGAGGCGCACCGGTTCCATTTCGATGCGATGTAG